CGCGATCGATGCCGGCCTGCTGATCACCGCCTTCATCATCGTTTTTTTCGCCAAGGATCCCTACGCCCCCCTGCCTTTCGTCAGCGCCGTGCTCTGCGTGGTGCTCGCCGCGATCATCGGGCTCGTCCCCTTCCTCACCGACTACGCCGCCGATTCCGCGGAGTACGTGCAGGCCGAGCGCGGCCGCGTGACCGACCAGGTGCAGCGGCTGCACGCCGCGGCGGAGAGCCTCAACCGCGCCGCCGCCCAGATCAAGGCGGTCGAGGAAGCCGTCCACAAGACCGCCCACGCCGCCGAGAACCTGCCCTACCGCATGCAGGAGAAGCTTGCGGAGTTCAACGAGGCCCTCGCCGAGAAGGAAACGGAGGACCGCGACGCCCTCGAGCGCGAACTCGACGAGCTGCGCGCCGCCAACTCCGCCAATCTCAAGGGCGTGGCCGACAAGATCGCCAAGGTCGCCACCGAGCTGGCCGCGCTCGAGAAGGACGCGCGCACGCACGTCACCTCCGCCCAGAGCGCCACGGCCCTGGCCGCCGACCGGCTGCAGACCGCCGCGCAGGATGCCGCCACGAAAGTTCACGCCCAGCTGAGTGACGCCCTCGCCAAACTTGACGCCCGCATCGCCGACTTGCGCCAGGCCGCCGCGGCCGCCCCCGTCGCCCACCCTGTCGCACCGCCGGCCAGCGAATCCGCCATCATCGAGCCGCCGGCGCCCGCGGTTGAATTGCCCAAGTCCGAGCCGGCCCCGGTCGAGACCCCGATCGCCGCGCCCGCTCCGGTCATCGAGTCGGTGACGCTCACCGAGACGGCCGCCGCGCCCAGCGAGGAACCCAAACCCAAAAAGCCGCGGGCGCCGCGCAAATCGAAACCGGAGGAGATGCTCGCCTCCATGTCGGCGGAGCCGGCCCCGGTCGAGCCCGTGACCGCCGCCCCCTCGGAGGCAGCCCCCGCCCCGCTCGCCAGCGAGGAACCAGCCTCGGTGGTCGAGGAAGCCCCCGCCAAGGCCGAGTCCTCCGCCTCCTCCGACGGCGCCACCCGCCTGCTCGTCACCGCCTACATCGGCATCGGCAACAAGCTTTTCATCCGCGGTGAGGGTCCCGGCCTGAGCTGGGACAAGGGCGTGCCCATGCAGTTCGTCTCCATCGGCAAATGGGGCTGGGCCTCGCACGAGGCCACCGGCCCGGTGAAGTGCAAACTCTACAAGAACGACGAAACCGCCGCCCTCTCCGGCGAGGTGTCCATCGAGCCGGGCAAGCACGTCGAGGTCTCGGCGCTGTTTTGAACGCTCTCTTTCGTTGTAGGGTCGGCGCTTGCGCCGACCTCGCGCACAAGGTCGTTGCAAGCAACGACCCTACAAAAACGCCTCAATAATGCGGCGGCCTTTCGTCCGTCGGCTCGGGGGCGGTGCCGCCGGATGAATCGCGCGCGCGCAGCACGCCCAGCTCGGCCCGGAGGCGCGCCACTTCCTCGGTGAGCTCGAGCATGACCTTGTCCTGTTCCGCCTGATGGCGTTGCAGGTGCGCGTAGCGCTCCTCCAGCCGGGTCAGTCGTTCCGCATCGTCCATGCCCGGAACATGCAGGTTGCGAGGGAGCAGACAAACCCTAGTTTCCCGCTTCATGCGTCGTCTCCTCCTGCTGCCTCTGCTGACCGTGTGGCTCGGCCTGGTCTCGTGCCAGTCGCCGCAACGCAGCGCGGGAGACGGACCGCTGATCGTGATCTCCCTCGACGGTTTCCGCTGGG
The DNA window shown above is from Oleiharenicola lentus and carries:
- a CDS encoding SlyX family protein — protein: MDDAERLTRLEERYAHLQRHQAEQDKVMLELTEEVARLRAELGVLRARDSSGGTAPEPTDERPPHY